A portion of the Hydractinia symbiolongicarpus strain clone_291-10 chromosome 10, HSymV2.1, whole genome shotgun sequence genome contains these proteins:
- the LOC130612317 gene encoding transmembrane protein 115-like, which produces MQVATLVHTLNNTSVVVKASIAALIFFYLIGLIPGAYSVLSITPSLLLPPNFRIWTLVTGLVVERSIVNLIINVPVLIYCGFHLEPLWGALELLKFITITGIGASLTTSLVSLFVYAVTHNSSLWFVQFSGIAGVIGGISVAFKQIIPDQKIDLKFQVLRVHDVPLLCTLIYIFLSVIRLLSYTQPTMILCGIGVGWIYLRYYQPHGKGIRGDMAESFEAASLFPPILRPPVRVLSTALFKVLVSFGVCKNPVRTYDVGAPSSITISLPGTDPADAERRRKKALRALNERLAQQKSQPNDEEENWPTIEDELQKSAKKNEEKKDQSITSNDSESTVENEIN; this is translated from the exons ATGCAGGTTGCAACATTAGTTCACACGTTAAATAATACCTCTGTAGTTGTTAAAGCCTCAATCGCTgctcttatatttttttatctaattgGTTTGATACCTGGCGCGTACTCAGTACTATCAATTACACCATCATT ACTGCTTCCACCAAATTTTCGTATTTGGACATTGGTTACTGGTTTAGTTGTTGAGAGAAGTATAGTTAAT CTCATAATAAATGTTCCTGTGTTGATATATTGTGGATTTCATTTGGAACCTCTTTGGGGAGCACTAGAGCTATTG aaatttataacGATTACTGGTATTGGTGCTTCATTGACCACATCGTTGGTGTCACTGTTTGTGTATGCAGTCACACATAATTCTTCGTTATG GTTTGTACAGTTCTCTGGCATAGCTGGTGTGATTGGTGGAATCTCAGTTGCATTCAAGCAGATAATACCAgatcaaaaaattgatttaaaattccAAGTTCTGCGTGTACAT gATGTACCTCTGTTGTGCACGTTAATATATATCTTTCTGTCAGTGATTCGGCTGTTGTCTTACACCCAACCAACCATGATTCTGTGTGGCATAGGCGTGGGATGGATTTATCTGAGGTACTATCAACCGCATGGCAAAGGTATTCGTGGTGATATGGCTGAATCTTTTGAGGCTGCAAGTCTGTTTCCACCCATACTGAG GCCTCCAGTTCGTGTCTTGTCTACAGCGTTATTTAAAGTACTGGTGAGTTTTGGCGTATGTAAAAATCCTGTCCGGACATATGATGTCGGTGCTCCATCATCTATCACTATTAGCTTACCTGGAACAGATCCTGCTGATGCCGAACGAAGAAG aaaaaaagctTTGCGTGCTTTGAACGAGCGTTTGGCGCAACAAAAATCTCAACCTAACGACGAAGAAGAAAATTGGCCAACCATTGAAGACGAGTTACAAAAGAGTGCGaagaaaaacgaagaaaaaaaagaccAGAGTATAACAAGTAATGATTCTGAAAGTACTGTAGAGAATGAAATcaattaa